In Bos taurus isolate L1 Dominette 01449 registration number 42190680 breed Hereford chromosome 10, ARS-UCD2.0, whole genome shotgun sequence, the genomic window GGGTCTGGGGGAAAAGGTACTAATTTAGTGTTACCAACCTGAATAACAGATTTccattaatatatgtatataacaacaACGAAAAAGCCAGAGCTAAGAGTTTTGGTTAGTCAattaaaatgtatgaaaagaaTTCCGAAATGATTAACGCTAAATATACTTAACGGTCTTAGTTTCTGAATACgctaactttaaaaaaactaaCCAGTTTAAATAAAACCACCCAAGAAAGagtatctttcaaaaatgaggaTAAAATTTAGATAAAATGTAATTCTTCAAAGAACTTTCGACTTTTAAGAAGGGTATACACAGTCATTATGATTTCAGTTATTATTTCTAAACAAATCTATACTTTTATTTCCTTATATAATAAATACCTATTACCAATGAGCCATAGAAAATGCCATACAACTGACCAGATAGTTACTTCACGTTTTATAACATATTTAATGACACTGAAAATATATTGTGAACTTTTCAAATATGTAAACATAAACCAGGACAATCTGATATGTAATATTTGTGTcccaaaatgaaaattacaaaacacaaaaaacaaaagaatggcaTCATTATTGTCACTagtatttatgaaaaataaatattgatataagCTCAAATATGCTCACagagtaactaaaaaaaaaaaaaaaattgaagaaaaaagttTCCCAAAAAATCATATGAAGTGAAAAGCTTCATGTGTTAGCCAAGGATTCTGTGTTTCCTGCAATAAATCATGTTTCTTACACATGCAAGTACAGGCATTACCAGCCAAGAAAACTCTAAGATGTCCTTACAGTTTGTGGtctcagaagaaaacaaacagtaGTATTCATTTTCTAGGCAATATATTCTTAAATAcataattttccatttaaatataCTACTATTTCTATGGCCTTTTTCGTTTTATCTATCTATACCTTTGTTTTCCTATTAAAAACAAATGCACAACACCATGCTTAGTACTACTTTCTATCCataaggcatttaaaaaatatcttctgtGAGGACATAAACATgatacaaaaatgaaaaccaaacacAAAAGAAGAGTAATAAATACTTTGGgatcccttccccccagcccaaaACAAGGAATGTCTAAGTATCAGCAACACAAGCTGATACAAATAAATTAGATTTCCTgtgcataaaaaagaaaagtccagTTACCCATCTCAGTGTTAACTAGGAAAGAACGTCTCTCCCCGGCATTTGTGAAAGGCAGAAAGGCTGCTTAGGTTTTCTGTGTTTGAAGaagaaacagacacaaaaaatAAGTGTGGTGACACAACGCTCAGATGATATATAATTAGTTACGGAGGCTAACCCCGAGGCACTACTCTGCTCACAGTTTTCATACTAAATCACATCAGATGTGTGACTACATGTTCTCTTGGTACTCTAGGTACTTCGCTGTGATGGATTCTTCGAGCTGGATTCCTCCACTGCCCATCAGGGCAAACGCTGGATACATCGTATGCGAGCAGTCCACCTGGCGCTCATAGAGGCATTTCATGTGATCCATGTCATAGAAAGCCACTTTGCCTTTATCATAGTCGAGGAAAACTCCTATACTTGTTGGCATGGGAAGAACTCTATTTTCAGGTTCATTAGAAGAAGTAGGTGACTTGGGAATAAAGACTTTCTTCATACCTATAGTAACCAACGTAAAGGGCTGCGAAGAATCGACACAGGCGTCCTCACTGCCGCTGTCGTGCCCGCTGTCCTGCTCGTACCTAAAACACAGCACAGACAGAGCAGGATCTCACCTGCATCATCACCCGAAGGCCTGCAAGTCGCTTCAGAACATTTTCACCAGATGATATACATTGAGTTCAATTAAAATCAATTGTAACTGCTTTTACATCAAAACCTTTCTGCTAAACCATAATCAGTTAGAAACGTAAGGACTACAGTGTCACTTAGAATTACACCACAGACTCAGACCCAAATTCTGTCATAAAGTATCACCCATttttacctatatatatataaacaaacagaTGAGAAGTTAGAAATAATTAGTAATTTTGGCCTATCAAAAATAAAGCAGGGGAGGATGAAATGGAAGGGGCTTGacaaatattgaatatttatagcataaaatcatatataagaaaacagaaaccaacacagatcTCCTAATCCAAAAACTTTATCAGACTATGTAAAATAAATGGGCactacaaaataaagcaggagaaAAAAGCATGTTTCATTCTGCTGCTAAGAACTGTTATTTCCTGGTTGGGATTTTCTACATGGCTCTATGATGCAAGCAAGCATCATGAAGAGTTTTAGtctcctttgattataaaacagtGAAACCTTAAAGAAAATTTTGATACAAAGTTCCTTCCACTTTTCCCCGTGCAGGGTGCTTCTTATGTTAGTACACTTGTGAGCACAGGACATCAACCATTTCCATCAGGTCTTTTCACTTCTAGTATTTCTCATGTTGTAAACTTTTTTAACATTGTTAATAATTTACCAAGTAGACACGCCACTGTGTTTAAGAAACTATTTCCGTATTGCAATTTTCACTATTGTTTCAATTTCTCATCTTAGGGCAACAAGTTTTTCCTGTCACTCAGATTGTTACTCTGGGATTTCTGTAGAGGTAAGTGATCAAAAACTGTCTGTCTGGACTAGTTCACACTACATCATGTAACACAACTAAACTGTACAGAACATTAAATAGTCACTCTCAAGTAACTGAAATTCTTTGCCATGGGAGCATGTTTACCGTGACcaaatttttaaagtacttataGGACTGTTTAAAGAAACTGTATCCATTTAGCACCAATTGTGAAATATGGCATTTAGaggcaaagggaatggcaaccaactccagtactcttgcctggagaaccccatggaacaaagaggctggagggctacagtccatggggtcgcaaagagtcggacacgactgagcaactaaaataaataaaaaacatttatgcaattttatttataattaagaGAACTGATATGAAAGCCTTTGAATATTCTAAATTGCGAAGCTATACCATAATCAAGAGGTGTACCCAAAAAAGACTTGTTTCCTCACAGCATTAGAATTTAACTGCTAAAGCTCATTAGTCACTGTGATACAAGACGACGTGACATCTTTTCTTAGCCAGCCACATAAGCACAGCCAAAACCTCTGAATCTGAGAAAGGCATCCTCTACATACTAAATACTCTAAATGCAGGAAGTAAATCCAAGTCCACTTTCAGGCTTGCCGTGCTAAACCAGGATGTTTACATTTTACAGAATTAAAGAATTATCAAGCTCTAGAGCAATAAAAGACTCTACCTTGGACTAACTGCGTCCCGGGGAGACCGGAGCCATTCTTGCAGTTTGTCACTGGAAGCGACGCCCGCTTTCACCAGGTATGAGTACGGCTCCACACGGAAGGCCCAGAAATGCTTCCCTTTAGTAATCCCAACATCTCCGATAATGTAGTCTAAGCTGGTGTAATAACCCACTTGGATCCGCTCCGCAGCAAGCAGAAGGTTAAAGCCAGCTCTGCTCTCCACACGGTCTCTCTTCAAGTTCAGCAGGAGGTGTTCATTATTATAGCCGCATTTTTCatcaaagaggaaactgaaaactgCAAACAGAGCTTAAAATTAGCCTGCAAATTATTTATTAGCATTTCTACACTCTATGGTTAAATTTAACAGGCTTTCAAACAGAAATTACTAAAAAGAGATAGGAGGAAGAATATTATCCTACCCTATTCACAAACCAAAACCCCAACTCAGAAACGATTTCCAGCAAATTCTCTGTACCTGAAAATTTTCAGTAATTTCAAAGTGGAAGAAACATTTTCAATGTAGGAGAAATTTATGAATGTAGCTCCTTGGAATAGATACAGCAAACGTAAACACCTTATACTACtgaatctgttctttttttatcCCTAAAATAAGGGGttgtatattttcaaaaatatctgcatgttttcttaaaatttattccaAATTTTGTCTTTAAGTTagtcacagtcatgtccgactctttgcaattccatggactgcagcctttcctgctcctctgtctatggaattttccaggcaagaataccagagtgggttgccatttccttcttcaggggatcttcctgacccggggattaaacccaggtctcctgcattggaggcagattctttcccaaccaagacactagggaagcccaaattttacaaatacagaaaatattagcaattttAATAAGGTCTTCTCCTTACCAATCAAGATAGCAGACACAAGAAagtgttttgctttaaaaaaaaaaaaaaaaagcataagctTTGGGTTCAGAgacacctgggtttgaattcctAGCTCAAACATTTAACTGGAGCTTAACCTAAACTTTAATTTCCTCAACTGCAGAATGGAGACAACACTACTCTCCTAAGCCTATCAACTTAAACCCATTAAGCCTAACATTCATTGGCGGCTAGCCCGGAAAGTGGAAACATCCCAAATGCCCGTCAACAGATGAACGcacaaagaaaatgtggtgtcaACTTCAAGTTGGCACTTGCCACTGGCACTTGCCGTCTATCTctgcaaggattaaatcatgtgctgctgcagctgccggTTTTCAACACCCCTGAAatgagttcagggtggagaacaGAAATGAGGCCCTCGGTGCAGGGGGCGGGCGGGGAGGGCAGACTGGCAGGACTGCTCTATTTTCAGGAGCCTAGTTTATGAGCCCAGTTCTTGTTATCGCCTCCTATctaaaaaagcactaaaatccttcatggtgacgacTGCTCCTTGtaactagcagaaaccttctgaaaaataaaaaaatatgtgcttgattgcacggattctcccttcaccaaaatcatacATGTGTTGACCTTCCcctctgcctctttggagcagtttctcagagctgtctgagtGGCTGCTTTCCCagactgcagtcctcattttgcccccaataaCACTCTCacattgggcttttttttttttaagttgacagtgggatatacatgcaatggaataccaTTCAACCTAAAAAAGTTAGGAAATTCTGATAGGTGCCACAACATGAAGGAAGCTTGAAAAtaaaagccagtcacaaaaggattATGCAAATCCATTCACACACGAGGTACTTAGAAGAGGCAGATTCGTAGAGGCAGAGGCAGAAGGAAGGGTGGATGGAGGGGTTACCATGTAATGGATGCAGTATtgatttggaaaaatgaaaaagttccaGAGACTATAATGATGGGTGCAcagaatgtacttaatgccactgatgCATCCAGTTAAAAATAgctaaaatggcaaattttaacattcagtcatgtctgactctttgcgaccccatggactgtagcccgccaggctcctctgtccatggggcttctccaggcgaggaaagtggagtgggctgccatgttgCTAACAAGCTAAAACCATTTTCCGTGAATGAGATCTGACCAGTCTTCCCGGTTTGTCCTGGCATGACAACTCACGCTTGCTTTCAATCTCAAATGTCTCCCAGTTTGCAAAATAAATTTAGATGGTCAGCCTATTCATATGGCTTCTCCCAGAGAAAAGGAAGACAGCTTTTAATgttccccctcctccacccccctcCACTTCGTCACTGAAAACAGCAGCTGCTTTcaggtttctttttccttccgCTTTCAGTCAGACTAGAAAATAAAGTAGAAACTGCATAaaccataaaatatttacttaatacTTGTAAATGCACCCTAAAACTCTCTTATGGATATTATTAAAATTCAAGAAAAGTACTTTTAGCCAACCTTATGcatttggttgttgttttttcttaattAGCTACAAtatacatgaaaaagaaagagtgaaTAGCACACCCTGGACAAAACGGCAAGGAAGGGCAGAGTGCACAAAATATGGGTACATAAGCCACTAAAATGGGCAGGCGCGATGGGGTCTAAAAGCCAAGTGAAGAAACGTCTAAGGGCAAAATGATTTCCTGGTCACCAGGATGAGCGTAACTTTGCTTCTATACGTCCCTTCTCCGTGGAAACACTGTAGTGAACATCAACTAACCTGTAAGTCATTCTCATTCTATAAAAATGTACAGGCCTTGTTTAAGTAGTATCGGTGGTTACCAGGTTGGAAAGGAGAGGCAGTGCTGCGTAGAAGGAGCTCTCAGTgtggggggaaggggaaggagggctATCCATGTGGCTTTAATATGTGCCTTCCATCCCCATGGGCTGGTAATCACTGGGTTAGAAAAGCCAGACAAGTCAGAATTAGGTTAACTAAAATTATACTTCATGTTATCATACcaataaatttctaaaatatctaCCCAGATCCTATGCTAATAGAGATCTCTATAAACTGATCAAAAAATAGAATTATACTATATAAAACTTGTAAGGTAgcatttacattattttaattCCAAATTAATAACCCTACACATTCAAATGTCATGTTATTCTGTATCTGTTATCAGTTAGAAGTCTAATCCTATTCTCAGCCTGCATGGTAAAATTCAAGTATTCATTCTATTTCTAAATCCTAGCTGGATATAGAATCTACTTTTCTAGAATCTTTTACAAATGAGAGGTGGCTTTAATGTAGGTCTGCACAGACACATCAGCAGGTTTATTTTTTATCATGGTCTCTTCCAACTGTACGCTTTTCTTATCCCCAGTATTCACACTACCTGGAGCTGGAGGAGTATGAAGAATCAGTTCTCTGCTGCAAGGACTGCAGATGGAACCCTTGTAGGCTCTTACTCTGAAAGCATAGTTACAATTACTCTCCAGATCGGAAATAACTTTACTTGTGCCAGACACTTCTATCTCATTCCAAGACAACATTTCTTCATCTCGATTAATCTTGCGATATTCAAGGACATAGCTATCAGCTTTATCCTTTTCTGGATGGTGCCAATTTATCAAAGCATTGTTATAAACTTTGCTCTGTTCCTCATTGATCTCTGGCACATCTACACCTGAAagaattataaaacagaaaacaatattaAACTATTATTTCAgaacctttatttttttcctcagtaaAAATGATTTATTGACAAAAACTAAAGGATTTCTCTGTTGTCCAAGAACTTTCTGTATTTATAATAAGGTGTATAAGTAAAAGAATAATTCCTACAAATACAACAACACAGATGGACTCCGAGGACAGGCTCAATGAAGCGAACAGGACACAGAAAGACCAATGCTCATGTCATGATCCCACTTATGTGAGGTATCTACAAGGGCCAAATTCATGAAATCAAAGACtggaatggtggttaccaggagctggggggcagggagaaatGTGTGCTTATTAATAGACAggcataaagtttcagttaagcaagatgaataagctctagagatctgctgtacacCCTGTGACGATAGACAACAAAACCACATTCTGTATCAAAAATTTAAGAGGGTGGATCTCAGGATAAGTTTtgttacaataaaattttaaaagaaaagtaataaataaaatagagattttcaaagtgtatatttatgtttaaaactgaaaggggaaagaagaatgaaaaataagacaaaattagTAAAACAATTTTAGCTTTCCATattaattctgctgctgctgctaagttgcttcagtcatatccgactctatgcgaccccatagacagcagcccaccaggctcccccatccctgggattctccaggcaagaacactggagtggggtgccatttaatGTCATAAATCAAAATTTTTAACCATATACCTTTCAATGCCCATTTACTGAAATAACAACCCTGGATGTGAAATTTCTAATTTCTGTCCTCTTTTAAGTTATTTTAGTAACTTAGTTACTACCTTTAGTAAAAAATCTAAGTTTGGTTAGTATAATAATGTCAAAATGTTATATAATTTCCTTTCATATTATCTTTCTCAGAATTGCAAAGcaatttaaaatgactttttcttGGCATTAACAAGATACACATTTTTGTAAGAAAATCAGAAActacataaaacacacacacaaattaaataATTCAAAGATTATCACTACAATAATTTTGTATAGCTCCTGCCAGTATTTTTCTCCCAGTGGTATCCCACTATAGCAACACTTAACTATTTTCAGAAAcatgtttctaatttttcactAAAAATACAATGATAAAAATTTCACAGCTAAATATTTGTGTGTATTCATCATCTTTTCCATAGAATAAATTCCAAACAGCTTAACTGCTTTGGTCATATGGTAAAAATAAGCTGTAAGGGttacacatgcacacgcacacagaaacagacacacgtTTGTATCAAATCACAGAGAAACACGTGAAATGAACAGCAGAAGCTTCCTTTATCCTCCAGCTGCGTACAAGCAATGGACAGCGTAAGTGTGTCTGTGCATGTCTCTGTGCAGTCAAGGGATCTAACAAGTCATCCAAActacattttaaagttaaaaaaaaaacaaccatcaTGACTGGTATGCCTCACCCTATacctctgttcttttctttttttttaaaccacagctTACTAAAAAAATGTTATGCAGGGAACAGTGAGGAGAGCACCCAGCAGGCGGAAGACGGGTGACCACTTTACATCCTGACCCACAGGTTTTACTGGTTCTGCGTTATGCACTGGCATAGCCTGAGATTAGCCAACCTCAATCTCCTCTTTCGAAAGACAATTCCGGGACCCCCTGCCCCAGAGGAGGAAGGACCTTGTACTCCTAAGTAAACAaacaataacatatatataaaaaacaattcAAGTATACATTTTGGAAAAAGAGAATAGATAAGAAAAGTATATAGTCAAAAGGAGATTCAGGCACTGACTGGAAGAGAAAGATGGTCATAGTAATAATCCTTCAGTATTTAACTTTTTAACAAGACATATTTCCTTTGACTAAATACAAATCTACACATCTGTATCTACACAATAATTAAGCTTATACTTTTCCaagggtttcccttgtagctcagctggtaaagaatcctcctgcaatgcaggcgattgctgggtcaggaaggtcccctggagaagggatacccactccagtattcttgggcttccctggtggctcagatggtaaagaatccgcctgcaatgcgggagacctgggttgggaagtcccctggaggacggcatggcaacccacaccagtattcttgcctggacaatcccctggacagaggagcctggcgggctacagtccacggggttgcagagtcggacacagctgagcaactaaggacACACACAGATCCTTTTCCAAAGAGTGTAACTGTTCACCATGGAGAGAAGTCTGAAGGAGATGAACAAGACGAGAAGAAAAAGGAACGGACTACCCCCCTACTGGTGAGCAGCAGAACACAAACACAAGCAATCATTAGGGACTGAACCATGTGCCCTAAAATCCACATGGCAAGGTTCTGGCCCCTGGTACTAATACCTCAGAATGTGCCTTTATTTGGAGAGAGGGCTTTTAAACAAGTACCACAGTTAAAATCAGGTCAGTGAGGTGGACCTAGTACCAAATGACTAGTATGACTGGAGTCCTTCTAAGATGAAATCTGGATGCAGATGCGTACAGAGGGAAGACTGTGTGAGAACACAAGGAGAAGACGGCCACCTGCGCTTCAAGGAGAAACCGACCCTGCCAATAGCTTCATCTCAGCCCTCTAGGCTCCCGAATCAGAGAAAACACATTTCTGGTGTTTAAACCACCCAATCAGTGGTGTTTCGTGtcagcagccctagcaaactcaTACAGCACTGTAAACGCTTAAACATCTTAGAGTCACCTTTAACCTGGATATACCATTTCCAGGCTTCTGCCCTAGGGAGACTCATACACAGGCACAGAGAAACACTGACTAAGATGTTTGATAGAGCTGTTTACAACAGAtaaaaaacaggaacagactgTCGCTCAGTAGGAAAGTTATTTATATAATGGAACAGTAAAGCTAAAATACAGTTGTAAACCAGAACTTcatatattaacaaatatttatcctaaacttaatttttcaaaaaagcaaTTTACCAAAAAAGACACATACAGTGTGATGCCCATTCACACaatgtttaaaaacatacaaacCAATAGAACCTAGCTTTGGGGCATAAAAACATGgttataaaaacataaatggcATACAATTTTAGGATAGGAAGGTCTGGGCAACTGAGTTGCTGCTTTATAGTGTCAAGCTGAAGAGAATTTGTGTGTATTCTGCCAAGTCGAGTCCAACTAGTTGTAACCCCCagaactgtagctcgccaggctcctttgtccacgggatttcccaggcaaggatactggagtaggttgccatttccttctccaggagatcttcccgacccagagatccaacctgcatctcctatactggcaggcggattctttagcgctgagccaccaggaaagcccatgtgtCATCTACACAGTATGATTTCCAACCAAAAAAGCGAAGATATAAGGATATTAAAACTTACCACTTGAGAAAAAAGATAATTCTCCAAGAAGTTCTGTTTGTTTAGATGTGTTAACAACATAGTCTTCAAAAGAAGTTTGAGCCGCAGGTCTAAAGCTCTTCAAAGACTCTGTAGCTTTCTGTATTCTATAGAcagatataaaatgttttatataaaaatgattctttaaaaaggCAAATCAGACTAAACATCTGCAATGAGATTAACTAAAGAAAACTTCACTCAGCACTCGGTTAAGAGTGAAGCAAGAGGTCCTGCACACGGCACAGCATTCCGAAGCCATCAGAGCTACAGCGGAAACTCGGAGCAGTGTTTAATGATGCGGCTAGAGAGATTGTCAGTTCAAATCAAAATACCTGACGTGGAGCTGCTTTGCCGTCTGGACAAAGCAAGACTGATCCGTCTCCTTCAGCACTTCCTGAGCGTACCCCACGAGCCCATTGTTCTCCAGCAGCCCCTGGTACTCTTCCATTTGAGTCTGAAATTTGTCTAATCTTAGTTTCTTAGAAGCATCAATTGCCTTCAAAACAGATGATTTCCTGTCTTCTAGGATTTCAAAGAGCTTTTCAAAATGTATAA contains:
- the TRIM36 gene encoding E3 ubiquitin-protein ligase TRIM36, coding for MSESGEVSEFGYIMELLARGKVTIKNIERELICPACKELFTHPLILPCQHSICHKCVKELLLMLDDSFNDVGSDNSNQSSPRLRLPSPSVDKIDRISRPGWKRNSLTPRTTTFPCPGCEHDVDLGERGINGLFRNFTLETIVERYRQAARAATAIMCDLCKPPPQESTKSCMDCSASYCNECFKIYHPWGTVKAQHEYVGPTTNFRPKILMCPEHETERINMYCELCRRPVCHLCKLGGNHSNHRVTTMSSAYKTLKEKLSKDIDYLIGKESQVKSQISELNLLMKETECNGERAKEDAIIHFEKLFEILEDRKSSVLKAIDASKKLRLDKFQTQMEEYQGLLENNGLVGYAQEVLKETDQSCFVQTAKQLHVRIQKATESLKSFRPAAQTSFEDYVVNTSKQTELLGELSFFSSGVDVPEINEEQSKVYNNALINWHHPEKDKADSYVLEYRKINRDEEMLSWNEIEVSGTSKVISDLESNCNYAFRVRAYKGSICSPCSRELILHTPPAPVFSFLFDEKCGYNNEHLLLNLKRDRVESRAGFNLLLAAERIQVGYYTSLDYIIGDVGITKGKHFWAFRVEPYSYLVKAGVASSDKLQEWLRSPRDAVSPRYEQDSGHDSGSEDACVDSSQPFTLVTIGMKKVFIPKSPTSSNEPENRVLPMPTSIGVFLDYDKGKVAFYDMDHMKCLYERQVDCSHTMYPAFALMGSGGIQLEESITAKYLEYQENM
- the TRIM36 gene encoding E3 ubiquitin-protein ligase TRIM36 isoform X1; this translates as MEGDGSDSLVTIKNIERELICPACKELFTHPLILPCQHSICHKCVKELLLMLDDSFNDVGSDNSNQSSPRLRLPSPSVDKIDRISRPGWKRNSLTPRTTTFPCPGCEHDVDLGERGINGLFRNFTLETIVERYRQAARAATAIMCDLCKPPPQESTKSCMDCSASYCNECFKIYHPWGTVKAQHEYVGPTTNFRPKILMCPEHETERINMYCELCRRPVCHLCKLGGNHSNHRVTTMSSAYKTLKEKLSKDIDYLIGKESQVKSQISELNLLMKETECNGERAKEDAIIHFEKLFEILEDRKSSVLKAIDASKKLRLDKFQTQMEEYQGLLENNGLVGYAQEVLKETDQSCFVQTAKQLHVRIQKATESLKSFRPAAQTSFEDYVVNTSKQTELLGELSFFSSGVDVPEINEEQSKVYNNALINWHHPEKDKADSYVLEYRKINRDEEMLSWNEIEVSGTSKVISDLESNCNYAFRVRAYKGSICSPCSRELILHTPPAPVFSFLFDEKCGYNNEHLLLNLKRDRVESRAGFNLLLAAERIQVGYYTSLDYIIGDVGITKGKHFWAFRVEPYSYLVKAGVASSDKLQEWLRSPRDAVSPRYEQDSGHDSGSEDACVDSSQPFTLVTIGMKKVFIPKSPTSSNEPENRVLPMPTSIGVFLDYDKGKVAFYDMDHMKCLYERQVDCSHTMYPAFALMGSGGIQLEESITAKYLEYQENM